Proteins co-encoded in one Halorussus lipolyticus genomic window:
- a CDS encoding M24 family metallopeptidase — MPDADLIAEKTEQAADALAEQDVDCWLTFCRETTEIHEPCLPFLLGFDVVWPTAIVVSKEDRSAVVVGRHDAPNARELPHEVYPYDESLEEALLGLLDEIDPDEIAVNFSRDDNTADGLTHGMYLRLRDLLSGTDYDESLTSAEDVISAVRGIKSPTERARVRQAVETTEELLGEMRDRWDPDWTEADVSDWLHDRMDDRGLGSAWSWDYCPTVHAGGDREVGHTLPGELTLPPGEVLHIDFGVKQDGYSADMQRLFYRPSDENPEPPEGLREAFADVRSAIEAGRERIAPGVAGHEVDSAARDELTDRGWPEYEHAFGHQVGRNAHDGGTLLGPQWDRYGSAPEGEIRAGEIYTVELGADTEWGYLGLEEMLLVTDEGTEWLTDPQESLSVLARPE; from the coding sequence ATGCCAGACGCTGACTTGATTGCCGAAAAGACCGAGCAGGCCGCCGACGCGCTGGCCGAACAGGACGTAGACTGCTGGCTCACCTTCTGCCGAGAGACGACCGAAATCCACGAACCGTGTCTGCCCTTCCTCCTCGGGTTCGACGTGGTGTGGCCGACCGCAATCGTGGTCTCGAAGGAGGACCGGTCGGCGGTGGTCGTCGGCCGCCACGACGCGCCGAACGCCCGCGAACTCCCGCACGAGGTCTACCCCTACGACGAGTCGCTGGAGGAGGCCCTCCTCGGCCTGCTGGACGAAATCGACCCCGACGAAATCGCGGTCAACTTCTCGCGGGACGACAACACTGCAGATGGGTTGACTCACGGGATGTACCTCAGACTGCGGGACCTCCTCTCCGGAACCGACTACGACGAGTCGCTGACCAGCGCCGAGGACGTGATTTCGGCGGTCCGGGGTATCAAGTCGCCCACCGAGAGAGCGCGCGTCCGGCAGGCGGTTGAGACCACCGAGGAGTTACTTGGCGAGATGCGCGACCGATGGGACCCCGACTGGACCGAGGCCGACGTGTCCGACTGGCTTCACGACCGGATGGACGACCGGGGTCTCGGGAGCGCGTGGAGTTGGGACTACTGCCCGACGGTCCACGCCGGCGGCGACAGAGAAGTCGGTCACACCCTGCCGGGCGAGTTGACGCTTCCGCCGGGCGAGGTCCTGCACATCGACTTCGGCGTGAAACAGGACGGCTACAGCGCCGACATGCAGAGGCTGTTTTACCGGCCGTCCGACGAGAACCCCGAACCGCCCGAGGGGCTACGCGAGGCTTTCGCCGACGTGCGGTCCGCCATCGAGGCAGGCCGGGAGCGAATCGCGCCGGGCGTGGCGGGCCACGAGGTCGATTCGGCCGCGCGCGACGAGTTGACCGACCGGGGGTGGCCCGAGTACGAACACGCCTTCGGCCATCAGGTCGGGCGGAACGCTCACGACGGCGGGACGCTCCTCGGCCCGCAGTGGGACCGGTACGGGTCCGCACCCGAGGGCGAGATTCGCGCCGGAGAGATTTACACGGTCGAGTTGGGGGCCGACACCGAGTGGGGGTATCTGGGACTGGAAGAGATGCTCCTCGTGACGGACGAGGGAACCGAGTGGCTGACCGACCCGCAGGAATCGCTGTCGGTACTCGCTCGTCCGGAGTAG
- a CDS encoding DUF7115 domain-containing protein has protein sequence MSVPGIVQSRLDGEQVAAQVPLGGEDGLYVTRTRTLIYRADGLLSDESVEEYPHEAERIEISEGRRKSAIKLDYGIEGDEKFKIPSNRLYEALHPVLAGVLNAADVTGPDETVKQTYQFSELTLVITSERVVKHVGAAVWDEDHEEFHFDDVTALDVEEGNVSSQIILETDGRPQRIKTPSDQTREVRERIERALLEHHDASSYDEFAREHAEPDDHGEAEGESEAPGQPAENDPLAGGGVDPIDADPPELDDEGAIVADDASVTTGERAGESVSADEASDAAARAAAASAGADVDADTETDAGSGTDAGRADAGGASESGAEADRTESTAHSAGTTEPASPAVEADSTAEDPGGARPAAERDEVSLTNESADSERATAEESGGFADSGFEPASSELEADDTDEQLAALTEAVERQNELLAEQQRTLETLIEELSRGR, from the coding sequence ATGAGCGTTCCCGGCATCGTACAGTCCCGGCTAGACGGCGAACAGGTCGCGGCGCAGGTCCCGCTCGGCGGCGAGGACGGCCTCTACGTGACTCGCACTCGGACTCTCATCTATCGCGCAGACGGACTCCTGAGCGACGAATCGGTCGAGGAGTACCCCCACGAGGCCGAACGAATCGAGATTTCGGAGGGGCGGCGCAAGTCGGCCATCAAACTCGACTACGGCATCGAGGGCGACGAGAAGTTCAAGATTCCCTCGAATCGGCTCTACGAGGCCCTCCACCCCGTGCTGGCCGGCGTGCTGAACGCGGCCGACGTGACCGGTCCCGACGAGACGGTCAAGCAGACTTACCAGTTCAGCGAACTCACGCTGGTCATCACCAGCGAGCGCGTCGTCAAGCACGTCGGCGCGGCGGTCTGGGACGAGGACCACGAGGAGTTCCACTTCGACGACGTGACCGCCCTCGACGTGGAGGAGGGCAACGTCTCGTCGCAAATCATCCTCGAAACCGACGGGCGTCCCCAACGCATCAAGACACCGAGCGACCAGACCCGCGAGGTCCGCGAGCGCATCGAGCGCGCTCTGCTGGAGCATCACGACGCGAGTTCTTACGACGAGTTCGCTCGGGAACACGCCGAACCCGACGACCACGGCGAGGCCGAGGGCGAGTCCGAGGCTCCCGGCCAACCCGCCGAGAACGACCCGCTGGCGGGCGGCGGCGTGGACCCCATCGACGCCGACCCGCCGGAGTTGGACGACGAGGGCGCAATCGTGGCTGACGACGCCAGCGTGACGACCGGCGAGCGCGCAGGCGAATCGGTCAGCGCCGACGAAGCCAGTGACGCGGCGGCGCGGGCCGCGGCGGCGAGTGCCGGCGCGGATGTAGACGCCGATACCGAAACGGACGCCGGTTCGGGCACAGACGCCGGTCGTGCAGACGCAGGCGGTGCGAGCGAGTCGGGCGCGGAGGCCGACCGGACCGAATCGACGGCCCACTCCGCCGGCACTACCGAACCTGCCAGTCCGGCGGTCGAAGCTGATTCGACTGCCGAGGACCCCGGTGGCGCACGACCGGCGGCCGAGCGCGACGAAGTTAGTCTGACCAACGAGTCGGCAGACAGCGAGCGAGCGACCGCCGAGGAGTCGGGCGGGTTCGCCGACTCGGGCTTCGAACCGGCGAGTTCGGAGTTGGAGGCCGACGACACCGACGAGCAGTTAGCGGCGCTGACCGAGGCCGTCGAGCGCCAGAACGAACTGCTGGCCGAGCAACAGCGCACCCTCGAAACCCTCATCGAGGAACTGAGTCGCGGTCGCTAA
- a CDS encoding DUF5830 family protein has protein sequence MADDAGEVPPSTSEDGDSDPDPVELGVELLSKLEHPELTVAEAVDRIETVTTHPATTRKILDEAEKRGVIEREEGIVKTTGGGYVSYQSEVVTKEGEFSCRRCGASISTGYFIKLDAGEHGAFGPECIRKVTGRD, from the coding sequence ATGGCCGACGACGCAGGCGAGGTCCCCCCAAGCACCTCCGAGGACGGAGACAGCGACCCCGACCCCGTGGAGTTGGGCGTCGAACTCCTCTCGAAACTCGAACACCCCGAACTCACCGTTGCCGAGGCCGTGGACCGCATCGAGACGGTCACGACCCATCCGGCGACCACGCGCAAGATTCTGGACGAGGCCGAGAAGCGCGGCGTCATCGAGCGCGAGGAGGGCATCGTCAAGACCACAGGTGGCGGTTACGTCAGCTATCAGAGCGAAGTCGTCACCAAGGAAGGGGAGTTCTCCTGTCGGCGTTGCGGCGCGAGTATCTCGACTGGCTACTTCATCAAACTCGACGCGGGAGAACACGGCGCGTTCGGCCCGGAGTGCATCCGGAAGGTCACGGGCCGAGACTGA
- a CDS encoding TVP38/TMEM64 family protein gives MATVARRQVAGLALLAVVAVASLLAGPEKLLGVARDLADRPALFGVLLVGVYLVRPLFAWPTTLVAVLAGYAYGPVWGFPIALAGTTGSALLPFLVARYLGTGSAERTGWGLRLVARLGDSGERFFATAGDLRGMVASRLAPAPSDPVSAAAGLSGVSTGAFVAGTAIGEIPWTVTAVLAGSSLDTLSTAGLDAIGLQLVAVAAAVAVALLAGPAYRAVSARR, from the coding sequence ATGGCCACCGTCGCGCGCCGACAGGTCGCCGGACTCGCCCTCCTCGCGGTCGTCGCAGTGGCGAGTCTGCTCGCCGGTCCCGAGAAACTCCTCGGGGTCGCTCGGGACCTCGCCGACCGGCCCGCGCTGTTCGGCGTCCTCCTCGTCGGGGTCTACCTCGTCCGCCCGCTGTTCGCGTGGCCGACCACGCTGGTCGCCGTCCTCGCAGGCTACGCCTACGGTCCCGTCTGGGGCTTCCCCATCGCGCTGGCCGGGACGACCGGGAGCGCCCTCCTGCCCTTCCTCGTCGCGCGCTACCTCGGTACAGGGTCGGCAGAGCGAACCGGGTGGGGGTTGAGACTGGTCGCACGCCTCGGCGACTCCGGTGAGCGATTCTTCGCTACCGCGGGCGACCTCCGAGGGATGGTGGCCTCCCGCCTCGCGCCTGCGCCCTCCGACCCGGTTTCGGCCGCCGCGGGCCTCTCGGGCGTCTCGACCGGCGCGTTCGTCGCCGGGACCGCAATCGGGGAAATCCCGTGGACCGTCACAGCGGTGCTGGCCGGGAGTTCGCTCGACACGCTCTCGACCGCAGGGTTGGACGCGATTGGCTTGCAACTCGTCGCTGTGGCCGCCGCCGTCGCCGTGGCGCTCCTCGCGGGACCGGCCTACCGGGCCGTGAGCGCCCGGCGGTGA
- a CDS encoding molybdopterin-dependent oxidoreductase encodes MRNVLESAVVAVAAGIAALAGSYAVAGLTPAFVAAPVSDFVVASTPDAVITWSIQTLGSLGGQLGFLLALALTAGLFALAVGAGVVLARRFAVPGAPVAGVACVAVGLALTGSAVSTLTAGAGAGIVVGLAGLRTGSESTAASTSAARRRVLQAVAGAFAVGSVGAVLGSRKGGQVPEADGEISAGVEDLLGAADERSLDVAGIEPLVSENFYQVDINSVDPTVDREEWTLSVTGAVEEDAEFDFDDLTSSGSVEHRFVTLRCVGEGLNGKKMDTALWTGVPVTDLLESAGVEAGDNCCVMLRAEDDFFEEFPLSALEDGFLAFEMNGEPLPRGHGHPVRALIPGHWGEINVKWLTEIEVLDEEAKGYWERRGWHGTGPVNTVAKLHAVNRLGEGESGGTEMQVGGHAYAGTRGIQQVEVSTDGGESWNEATLSEPLPGSPGEQGAADGQGTAEDAWRQWEYTYEASSPHEVVVRATDGEGDLQPEKERKPFPSGPTGWVSKRVEP; translated from the coding sequence ATGAGAAACGTACTCGAAAGTGCGGTCGTTGCGGTTGCGGCCGGAATCGCGGCCCTCGCCGGGTCCTACGCCGTGGCCGGCCTCACGCCGGCGTTCGTCGCCGCACCGGTCAGCGACTTCGTGGTCGCTTCGACTCCCGACGCCGTGATTACGTGGTCGATTCAGACCCTCGGCAGTCTCGGCGGCCAACTCGGCTTCCTGCTGGCACTCGCGCTGACGGCAGGGTTGTTCGCACTCGCAGTCGGGGCCGGTGTCGTCCTCGCCCGGCGCTTCGCGGTCCCCGGCGCACCCGTCGCGGGAGTGGCCTGCGTGGCGGTCGGTCTCGCGCTCACCGGGTCGGCAGTCTCGACGCTCACAGCCGGTGCCGGCGCGGGCATCGTGGTCGGCCTCGCCGGCCTGCGGACCGGGAGCGAATCGACCGCGGCCTCGACCTCCGCGGCACGTCGGCGCGTCCTCCAAGCCGTCGCGGGAGCCTTCGCTGTCGGGAGCGTGGGCGCGGTCCTCGGGTCCCGGAAGGGCGGGCAAGTCCCCGAGGCCGACGGCGAGATTTCGGCCGGCGTCGAGGACCTCCTCGGGGCGGCCGATGAGCGGTCTCTCGACGTGGCGGGCATCGAACCGCTCGTGAGCGAGAACTTCTATCAGGTGGACATCAACAGCGTGGACCCCACCGTGGACCGCGAGGAGTGGACCCTGAGCGTGACCGGTGCAGTCGAGGAGGACGCCGAATTCGACTTCGACGACCTGACCAGTTCCGGGTCGGTCGAACACCGGTTCGTCACCTTGCGGTGCGTCGGCGAGGGGTTGAACGGCAAGAAGATGGACACCGCGCTCTGGACCGGCGTGCCCGTGACGGACCTGCTGGAATCGGCCGGCGTCGAGGCGGGCGACAACTGCTGTGTCATGCTCCGCGCGGAGGACGACTTCTTCGAGGAGTTCCCGCTGTCGGCGCTCGAAGACGGGTTTCTGGCCTTCGAGATGAACGGCGAACCCCTGCCCCGCGGCCACGGCCACCCGGTTCGGGCGCTGATTCCGGGCCACTGGGGCGAAATCAACGTCAAGTGGCTCACCGAAATCGAGGTCTTGGACGAGGAGGCCAAGGGTTACTGGGAGCGCCGGGGGTGGCACGGGACCGGGCCGGTGAACACCGTCGCCAAACTCCACGCCGTGAACCGCCTCGGCGAGGGCGAGTCGGGTGGGACCGAGATGCAGGTCGGCGGCCACGCCTACGCCGGAACCCGAGGGATTCAACAGGTCGAAGTCTCGACGGACGGCGGCGAGTCGTGGAACGAGGCCACCCTCTCCGAGCCACTTCCCGGTTCGCCCGGCGAACAGGGGGCCGCGGACGGACAGGGGACTGCCGAGGACGCATGGCGGCAGTGGGAGTACACCTACGAGGCCTCGTCGCCCCACGAGGTGGTGGTCCGGGCGACCGACGGCGAGGGGGACCTCCAACCGGAAAAAGAGCGCAAGCCCTTCCCCAGCGGGCCGACCGGGTGGGTCTCGAAGCGGGTCGAGCCGTAG
- a CDS encoding ArsR/SmtB family transcription factor, whose amino-acid sequence MDKALWYLLTATRGGENRARIIRHLSERPRNANQLAESMDVRYKTIRHHLDMLEDHGVVEPGDNEYGKLYFLTDQFEQHREAFEEIMEHIE is encoded by the coding sequence ATGGACAAGGCGCTCTGGTACCTCCTCACGGCGACGCGGGGCGGCGAGAACCGCGCGCGCATCATCCGCCACCTCTCGGAGCGCCCACGCAACGCCAACCAACTCGCCGAGTCGATGGACGTGCGGTACAAGACGATTCGCCACCACCTCGACATGCTCGAAGACCACGGCGTGGTCGAACCCGGCGACAACGAGTACGGCAAACTCTACTTTCTCACCGACCAGTTCGAACAGCACCGCGAGGCCTTCGAGGAAATCATGGAACACATCGAATGA
- a CDS encoding HVO_2523 family zinc finger protein: MTSAGDDNATDERGGRPCPICEEPLYSRHCKYVCPQHGVVYDCSDTFY, encoded by the coding sequence GTGACTTCGGCAGGTGACGACAATGCAACCGACGAGCGAGGAGGTCGCCCGTGTCCAATCTGCGAGGAACCGCTGTACTCTCGCCACTGCAAGTACGTCTGCCCGCAACACGGCGTGGTCTACGACTGTTCAGACACCTTCTACTAA
- a CDS encoding adenosylcobalamin-dependent ribonucleoside-diphosphate reductase — MSGAGELTADELTLPIKRTEGETLEDRLTGNAYHNILPARYLRKNADGNLIEEQEDLFPRVAENIALAEAVYEAEKRDEEIAVTPDQLKPDHPRRDELAAEVFGAGTTADDDAETTLSVYNVNKFSYETIVPELPDEIQSHVEEVRDEFQTLMEDLSFMPNSPTLMNAGDELQQLSACFVDSPADDIDDIHQTAKEAAQVFQSGGGMGYAFWKLRPYGDAVGSTGGIASGPITFMRTYDQMCETIAQGGARRGAQMGVMRVSHPDVIQFIHAKNKDVSLAETLRLNDPDDYTHNSFKDALGEARELIDDEGRVPKHLRNAAEGHLSNFNISVGITDDFMEAVQNGEEFTFTNPRTEEPHVATEHTKELYEMFGLGEHVEVGEELSIPAELIWNRIVDGAHENGEPGVIYLERVNKEHSFDVEEHPDHRILATNPCGEQPLEEYEACNLGHINLSTLADTDAPDWRVWHDEHGDEYESFEEAVDAFLADAMAWDDFDHRIEYGTRFLENVVTMSDFPVDKIEQKVREMRKIGLGVMGLAQLYIQLGVEYGSEAGNEIARQLMRYINNESKWASHELAEERGSFDEWDKSKYANPTEYREWFEKQTGLDADNWEDGFAVRNHNTTTIAPTGTTSMVGNTTGGCEPIYNVAYYKNVSDDVQGDEMLVEFDDYFLRTLEDNDIDVEEVKQEAQDQMAENVFDGVEGLETVPDAIGELFVVTSDLTGKEHAAVQCACQEGVDSAISKTCNFPNSASKGDMREVFEYIYENGGKGVTVYRDGTRSKQVLTTRADNKEFADESEAAEQLVEQIQEVFGGIEGFLDNEEVQTALDREIESLLEVADGEDAEGPYASKRPRPDVLHGITQRIDTGYGKLYVNINEDDQGRPFELFANIGNSGGFTASFTEALAKTISTALRSGVDPEEIADELQGIRSPKVAWDKGEQINSIPDAIGTAMRRYLDGEVEKAYPQQQNLTEVEEEVEGEAATNTQADTGPETDGGAVAASKEGDQQDIIDAGGNPECPNCSSMSLIYSEGCQKCTNCDWSKC; from the coding sequence ATGAGCGGTGCGGGCGAACTGACGGCCGACGAACTCACTCTGCCCATCAAGCGAACCGAAGGTGAGACGCTTGAGGACCGCCTCACTGGCAACGCCTACCACAACATCCTCCCGGCGCGCTACCTCCGGAAGAACGCCGACGGGAATCTCATCGAGGAGCAAGAGGACCTCTTTCCGCGCGTCGCCGAGAACATCGCGCTGGCCGAGGCCGTCTACGAGGCCGAGAAGCGCGACGAGGAGATTGCGGTCACGCCGGACCAACTCAAGCCCGACCATCCCCGGCGCGACGAACTCGCCGCGGAGGTATTCGGCGCTGGCACGACTGCCGACGACGACGCCGAGACCACGCTCTCCGTCTACAACGTAAACAAATTCTCTTACGAAACCATTGTCCCGGAACTCCCCGACGAGATTCAGAGCCACGTCGAGGAGGTCCGCGACGAGTTCCAGACGCTGATGGAGGACCTCTCGTTCATGCCGAACTCGCCCACCCTGATGAACGCGGGCGACGAACTCCAGCAGTTGTCGGCCTGCTTCGTGGACTCGCCGGCCGACGACATCGACGACATCCACCAGACCGCCAAGGAGGCCGCGCAAGTCTTCCAGTCGGGCGGCGGCATGGGCTACGCATTCTGGAAGCTCCGACCCTACGGCGACGCGGTGGGTAGCACGGGCGGCATCGCGTCCGGTCCCATCACCTTCATGCGGACCTACGACCAGATGTGCGAGACCATCGCGCAGGGCGGTGCCCGGCGCGGTGCCCAGATGGGCGTCATGCGCGTCTCCCACCCCGACGTCATCCAGTTCATCCACGCCAAGAACAAGGACGTGAGCCTCGCCGAGACGCTCCGTCTGAACGACCCCGACGACTACACTCACAACTCTTTCAAGGACGCACTCGGCGAGGCCCGCGAACTCATCGACGACGAGGGCCGCGTCCCCAAGCACCTCCGGAACGCCGCCGAGGGCCACCTCTCGAACTTCAACATCTCGGTCGGCATCACCGACGACTTCATGGAAGCGGTCCAGAACGGCGAGGAGTTCACCTTCACGAACCCCCGAACCGAGGAGCCGCACGTCGCCACCGAACACACCAAGGAACTCTACGAGATGTTCGGCCTCGGCGAACACGTCGAGGTCGGCGAGGAACTCTCCATCCCCGCCGAACTCATCTGGAACCGCATCGTGGACGGTGCCCACGAGAACGGCGAACCCGGCGTCATCTACCTCGAGCGCGTCAACAAGGAACACTCCTTCGACGTCGAGGAGCATCCCGACCACCGGATTCTGGCGACCAACCCCTGCGGCGAGCAGCCACTCGAAGAGTACGAGGCCTGCAACCTCGGCCACATCAACCTCTCGACGCTGGCCGACACGGACGCCCCCGACTGGCGTGTCTGGCACGACGAACACGGCGACGAGTACGAGAGCTTCGAGGAGGCCGTAGACGCCTTCCTCGCCGACGCGATGGCGTGGGACGACTTCGACCACCGCATCGAGTACGGCACCCGCTTCCTCGAAAACGTCGTCACCATGTCGGACTTCCCGGTGGACAAAATCGAGCAGAAGGTCCGGGAGATGCGCAAAATCGGTCTCGGCGTCATGGGACTGGCCCAACTCTACATCCAGTTGGGCGTCGAGTACGGGAGCGAGGCCGGCAACGAAATCGCCCGCCAGTTGATGCGCTACATCAACAACGAGTCCAAGTGGGCGTCCCACGAACTCGCCGAGGAGCGCGGGTCCTTCGACGAGTGGGACAAATCGAAGTACGCTAATCCCACCGAGTACCGCGAGTGGTTCGAGAAGCAGACCGGTCTCGACGCCGACAACTGGGAGGACGGCTTCGCGGTCCGGAACCACAACACGACCACCATCGCGCCGACTGGCACCACCTCGATGGTCGGCAACACCACGGGCGGGTGCGAACCAATCTACAACGTCGCCTACTACAAGAACGTCTCTGACGACGTGCAGGGCGACGAGATGCTCGTGGAGTTCGACGACTACTTCCTCCGGACGCTGGAGGACAACGACATCGACGTAGAGGAGGTCAAGCAGGAGGCCCAAGACCAGATGGCCGAAAACGTTTTCGACGGCGTGGAAGGTCTGGAAACCGTCCCGGACGCCATCGGCGAACTGTTCGTCGTGACTTCGGACCTCACCGGTAAGGAACACGCCGCGGTCCAGTGCGCCTGTCAGGAGGGCGTTGACTCGGCCATCTCGAAGACGTGCAACTTCCCCAACTCCGCGAGTAAGGGAGACATGCGGGAGGTCTTCGAGTACATCTACGAGAACGGCGGCAAGGGCGTGACCGTCTACCGCGACGGGACTCGCTCCAAGCAGGTCCTCACGACTCGCGCCGACAACAAGGAGTTCGCCGACGAGTCCGAGGCGGCCGAGCAGTTGGTCGAGCAGATTCAGGAGGTCTTCGGCGGCATCGAGGGCTTCCTCGACAACGAGGAGGTCCAGACTGCGCTCGACCGAGAAATCGAGTCCCTCCTTGAAGTCGCCGACGGCGAGGACGCCGAGGGTCCCTACGCCAGCAAGCGTCCTCGGCCTGACGTGCTTCACGGCATCACTCAGCGCATCGACACCGGGTACGGAAAGCTCTACGTCAACATCAACGAGGACGACCAAGGCCGACCCTTTGAGTTGTTCGCCAACATCGGCAACTCCGGCGGCTTCACGGCCTCCTTCACCGAGGCGCTGGCCAAGACCATCTCGACGGCGCTCCGGTCGGGCGTGGACCCCGAGGAGATAGCCGACGAGCTACAGGGCATCCGGAGTCCGAAGGTCGCGTGGGACAAGGGCGAGCAGATTAACTCCATCCCCGACGCCATCGGCACCGCGATGCGGCGCTACCTCGATGGCGAAGTCGAGAAGGCCTACCCCCAACAGCAGAACCTCACCGAGGTCGAGGAGGAAGTCGAGGGCGAGGCCGCGACGAACACGCAGGCTGACACTGGTCCGGAAACCGATGGCGGCGCAGTCGCCGCCAGCAAGGAGGGCGACCAGCAGGACATCATCGACGCGGGCGGAAATCCCGAGTGTCCGAACTGTAGTTCCATGTCGCTAATTTACTCCGAAGGGTGCCAGAAGTGTACCAACTGCGACTGGTCGAAGTGCTGA
- the trpG gene encoding anthranilate synthase component II: protein MTASVESDPKRSPDDELDVLFVDNFDSFTYNLVEYTSEHADTEVVRNTASLADVREADPDAIVVSPGPGHPENERDVGVTPDVFREVSTEVPTLGVCLGLEAAIYAYGGSVGRAPEPVHGKAFPVDHDGQGVYAGLDQRFRAGRYHSLVATEVPDCFEVTATTDHEGEELVMGVRHREYPIECVQFHPESVLTAVGHDVIRNFVRKVA, encoded by the coding sequence ATGACTGCGAGCGTCGAGAGCGACCCCAAGCGGTCGCCTGACGACGAATTGGACGTCCTCTTCGTGGATAACTTCGACTCGTTCACCTACAACCTCGTGGAGTACACCAGCGAACACGCCGACACCGAAGTCGTCCGCAATACGGCCTCGCTGGCCGACGTTCGAGAGGCCGACCCGGACGCCATCGTCGTCTCGCCGGGACCGGGCCATCCCGAAAACGAGCGCGACGTGGGCGTGACGCCCGACGTGTTCCGCGAGGTCAGCACCGAAGTCCCGACGCTCGGGGTGTGTCTGGGGTTAGAGGCCGCCATCTACGCCTACGGCGGGTCGGTCGGCCGCGCGCCCGAACCGGTTCACGGCAAGGCCTTCCCGGTGGACCACGACGGTCAAGGAGTTTACGCGGGGCTGGACCAGCGGTTCCGCGCCGGTCGGTACCACTCGCTGGTCGCAACCGAGGTCCCCGACTGTTTCGAGGTGACGGCGACGACCGACCACGAAGGCGAGGAACTGGTGATGGGCGTGCGCCACCGCGAGTATCCCATCGAGTGTGTCCAGTTCCACCCCGAGAGCGTGCTGACCGCCGTCGGTCACGACGTGATTCGGAACTTCGTCCGGAAAGTCGCGTAG